A window of Rhododendron vialii isolate Sample 1 chromosome 13a, ASM3025357v1 contains these coding sequences:
- the LOC131312670 gene encoding uncharacterized protein LOC131312670, with product MLEKIGLPPKPAMRGSNWVVDASHCQGCSSQFTFINRKHHCRRCGGLFCNSCTQQRMLLRGQGDSPVRICEPCKKLEEAARFEMRHGHKSRAGRGGSKLTSTNEDDIINQILGSDKKVSASSRELSTTNVDSRLQRDSTSASCSNIQQVTTIDEEEETPGNLSVEEFSPEELHQQALDEKKKYKLLKGEGKSEEALRAFKKGKELERQAAALELLLRKNRKRALSLSSTTEILEINEESSNSGRKSKISPEKSKGKDDLASELIELGWSDMDLHDSDKKPATMSLEGELSTLIREVSQKSNTETGSRGIDKSQVLAMKKKALLLKREGKLGEAKEELKKAKVLEKKLEEEEFLAEAEDSDDELSALIRSMDSDKQDTFSVAYKEDAGFDLGQLLRNPDDLGVDSNFEVSDEDLYDPEMDAALKSLGWTDDANYFEDKEPQFVPIDKESLSNEIQSLKREALNQKRAGNNGEALELLRKAKVLEKDHDNYVTKGNDLVPHNAAIVEKGSAVQSAEKVSKPKLAPKSRLTIQKELLALKKRALALRREGKLDEADEELNKGKVLEQQLEEMDNVSNMKAPQVDVSKKNADNIADLDDGDVGEGDVTDQDMTDPTYLSLLSNLGWNEGDDNNVGIPPKRAKQAASSSIQIGASRRSKGEIQRELLGLKRKALAFRRQGDSDGAEEVLEMAKALEAQLEEMELPKKVVQYEITNPIESETISSSHNSTVGGDEISETVLEKSPERIASISDNPATEEMGSNEKITYVNREEPVLRNEKNDPSSIRQEILILKRKAVGFKREGKLADAREELRKAKVLEKSLVDENVLTVTSSSHVASTTSNTSKEPSSSNVGSKPISSRDRFKLQQESLSHKRLAMKLRREGRMEEAEAELELAKALETQLEDLGSNDSVKSSVSGANPVVDDGGVEDFLDPQLLSALKLIGFNDASTVNQGHEEPKPVKFVAIKGENSGQERTKLEEQIKVEKVKALNFKRAGKQTEALDALRRAKALEKKMNSLAS from the exons ATGTTGGAGAAGATCGGGTTACCACCCAAGCCTGCCATGAGAGGGAGCAACTGGGTGGTCGATGCCTCGCATTGCCAGGGCTGTTCCTCTCAGTTTACTTTCATCAATcgcaag CATCACTGCCGTAGGTGTGGGGGCTTGTTTTGCAACAGCTGTACCCAGCAAAGAATGCTCTTACGCGGACAAGGTGATTCACCAGTACGTATTTGTGAACCCTGTAAAAAACTTGAAGAGGCAGCACGTTTTGAAATGCGACATGGACACAAGAGCAGAGCTGGAAGAG GTGGCTCAAAACTGACATCTACAAATGAGGATGACATAATAAACCAGATTCTGGGTAGTGACAAAAAGGTTTCGGCCTCTTCAAGAGAGTTGTCCACCACTAACGTGGATTCCAGACTCCAAAGGGATAGCACTAGTGCATCATGTTCAAACATTCAACAAGTCACCACTATCGATGAGGAAGAAGAAACACCTGGAAATCTTTCTGTTGAGGAGTTCAGTCCTGAAGAATTGCATCAACAAGCGCTGgatgaaaaaaagaagtataAACTTCTGAAAGGGGAAGGAAAGTCTGAAGAAGCCTTAAGAGCCTTTAAAAAGGGGAAAGAACTTGAGCGGCAGGCTGCAGCTTTGGAATTATTGTTAAGGAAAAATCGCAAAAGAGCTTTGTCTTTAAGCAGCACAACTGAAATCCTGGAAATCAACGAGGAGAGCTCGAATTCTGGCAGAAAAAGCAAAATATCTCCCgaaaaaagtaaaggaaaagacGACCTTGCTTCTGAACTCATCGAATTGGGGTGGTCTGATATGGATCTTCATGATTCAGATAAGAAACCAGCAACCATGAGTTTGGAAGGTGAACTTTCTACTCTTATTAGAGAAGTCTCTCAAAAAAGTAATACGGAAACTGGAAGTCGTGGAATAGACAAGTCCCAGGTCCTCGCTATGAAAAAAAAGGCTCTCTTGTTGAAGCGTGAAGGGAAACTTGGTGAAGCAAAAGAAGAGTTAAAGAAAGCTAAAGTTCTTGAAAAGAAACTTGAGGAAGAGGAATTCTTGGCTGAGGCTGAAGATTCTGATGACGAGCTTTCTGCTTTGATTCGTAGTATGGACAGTGATAAACAAGATACCTTTTCTGTTGCCTATAAAGAAGATGCTGGTTTTGATTTGGGTCAGTTGTTGCGTAACCCCGATGATCTGGGTGTTGATAGCAATTTCGAGGTGTCTGATGAAGATTTGTATGACCCGGAAATGGATGCTGCTTTAAAGTCATTAGGTTGGACTGATGATGCCAATTATTTTGAGGATAAGGAGCCCCAATTTGTCCCTATAGATAAGGAATCGTTGTCAAATGAAATTCAGTCTTTGAAAAGGGAAGCTCTTAATCAGAAAAGGGCAGGTAATAATGGGGAGGCACTGGAGCTGCTAAGGAAGGCAAAAGTACTTGAAAAGGACCATGACAACTATGTTACCAAGGGAAATGATTTAGTGCCCCATAATGCTGCAATAGTTGAGAAGGGTTCAGCTGTTCAATCAGCTGAAAAAGTGTCAAAGCCAAAATTGGCACCAAAAAGTAGGCTAACGATCCAGAAAGAGCTTCTCGCCTTGAAAAAGAGGGCTCTTGCTTTGAGAAGAGAAGGTAAATTGGATGAGGCAGATGAAGAATTGAACAAAGGCAAGGTTCTCGAGCAGCAGCTTGAAGAGATGGATAATGTGTCAAACATGAAGGCCCCACAGGTGGATGTTAGTAAAAAAAATGCTGATAATATTGCGGATCTGGATGATGGAGATGTTGGAGAAGGAGATGTGACAGATCAGGACATGACTGATCCAACATATCTTTCACTTTTAAGTAACTTGGGTTGGAATGAAGGAGATGACAATAATGTTGGAATTCCGCCCAAACGTGCTAAGCAAGCTGCTTCTAGTTCTATTCAGATTGGAGCATCTAGAAGAAGTAAAGGTGAAATCCAGAGGGAACTCTTAGGGTTGAAAAGAAAGGCACTTGCTTTTAGACGCCAAGGGGATAGCGATGGGGCAGAGGAAGTGCTGGAAATGGCCAAAGCATTAGAAGCCCAATTGGAAGAAATGGAATTGCCAAAGAAAGTAGTGCAGTATGAAATTACTAACCCCATAGAAAGTGAAACCATAAGTTCTTCCCATAACAGTACAGTTGGAGGAGATGAAATATCAGAAACCGTGCTGGAAAAATCTCCAGAACGAATCGCTAGTATTTCTGATAATCCAGCCACTGAAGAAATGGGAAGCAATGAAAAAATTACGTATGTGAACAGAGAAGAGCCTGTTCTAAGGAATGAAAAGAATGACCCAAGTTCTATCCGGCAAGAAATCTTGATCCTCAAGAGGAAGGCAGTCGGGTTCAAGAGAGAGGGAAAATTGGCGGATGCTAGGGAGGAGCTTCGGAAGGCAAAGGTTTTGGAGAAAAGTTTGGTGGATGAAAATGTTTTAACTGTTACTAGTTCTAGTCATGTTGCAAGCACAACCTCAAATACAAGTAAAGAGCCCAGTTCGTCAAATGTGGGTTCAAAACCAATCTCTAGTCGGGATCGTTTCAAATTGCAACAGGAATCCCTCAGCCACAAACGGCTTGCAATGAAGTTGAGGAGAGAAGGTCGAATGGAAGAAGCAGAAGCTGAGTTGGAATTGGCTAAGGCGCTTGAAACCCAGTTGGAGGATTTGGGTTCCAATGATTCAGTTAAATCCTCAGTCAGTGGAGCAAACCCCGTTGTTGATGATGGTGGTGTAGAGGATTTTCTTGATCCTCAACTTTTGTCTGCTTTGAAATTGATAGGGTTTAATGATGCTAGTACTGTGAACCAAGGCCATGAGGAGCCAAAGCCAGTAAAATTTGTTGCCATTAAGGGTGAAAACTCTGGACAGGAAAGAACGAAATTGGAGGAACAGATAAAAGTGGAAAAGGTGAAAGCACTAAACTTCAAACGTGCAGGAAAGCAAACTGAGGCCCTAGATGCTCTTCGGCGGGCCAAAGCGCTTGAAAAGAAGATGAATTCTTTAGCGTCATAG